A window of the Microbulbifer aggregans genome harbors these coding sequences:
- the greA gene encoding transcription elongation factor GreA, whose translation MNRVPMTVEGAESLRAELNNLKKVERPAVVQAIAEAREHGDLKENAEYHAAREKQGFIEGRIQEIEAKLSHAQVIDVKAIEPSDRVIFGTTVTIIHMETDEEVTYKIVGDDEADVKQKKISVNSPIARALIGKEVGDVVEVHTPSGAVEYEIDSVEHL comes from the coding sequence TTGAACCGGGTACCAATGACTGTCGAGGGCGCCGAATCACTGCGCGCCGAACTGAACAACCTGAAAAAAGTCGAGCGTCCCGCCGTCGTACAGGCGATCGCTGAGGCGCGCGAGCACGGTGACCTGAAAGAGAACGCCGAATATCACGCCGCACGGGAAAAGCAGGGGTTCATCGAGGGTCGCATCCAGGAAATCGAAGCCAAGCTGTCTCACGCCCAGGTTATCGATGTCAAAGCCATCGAGCCAAGCGACCGGGTGATCTTCGGCACCACCGTCACCATTATTCATATGGAGACAGACGAAGAGGTCACCTACAAAATCGTTGGCGATGATGAGGCGGATGTTAAGCAGAAGAAAATTTCCGTGAATTCGCCAATCGCCCGTGCCCTGATTGGCAAGGAAGTGGGCGATGTGGTGGAAGTGCATACGCCTTCCGGTGCGGTGGAATATGAAATCGATTCCGTAGAGCACCTCTGA
- a CDS encoding HlyD family secretion protein, producing MRVSLIKGLISRLPPLLQLALTIITVVCLSGCEPEPQRVLGTLEWDRIALPAPVAEKIVAIKVREGDRVTAGQILMALDDSTVRARRDATGAEAARQEALLQELREGPRSEEIDRARADLERVRSQLRDAEARYRRLAELARRHFVSKDDLDSARAAAESARAQVTAAEALLLELERGTRSERIDQAQAALERARSEQQVQQALLDKLVLQAPRSGLVDSIPFKLGDEAPIGGPLITMLVGETPYARVYIPQPMRAGIQVGDAATVTIEGGDRGYPGRVRAIRSEPSFTPYYALTGEDVSRLSYLAEIQLDEAAANLPSGLPLQAKFLTARASDAPSTSPATGADNVR from the coding sequence ATGCGTGTGTCGCTCATCAAGGGCCTGATCTCCAGGCTGCCCCCCCTTCTGCAGCTGGCGCTGACGATCATTACTGTGGTTTGCCTGTCCGGCTGTGAACCAGAGCCGCAGCGCGTACTGGGAACGCTCGAGTGGGACCGGATAGCGCTGCCGGCCCCGGTGGCAGAGAAAATCGTTGCGATCAAAGTCCGGGAGGGGGACCGTGTCACCGCTGGCCAGATATTGATGGCACTCGATGACAGTACGGTAAGAGCACGTAGGGACGCCACAGGTGCAGAAGCGGCGCGCCAGGAAGCACTGTTGCAGGAATTACGCGAGGGGCCCCGCTCGGAGGAAATTGATCGGGCCAGGGCGGATCTGGAACGGGTCCGCAGCCAGCTAAGGGATGCCGAAGCCCGTTATCGGCGTCTTGCCGAGTTAGCCAGGCGGCACTTTGTTTCCAAAGATGACCTGGACAGTGCCAGAGCTGCCGCCGAAAGTGCCCGCGCCCAGGTAACAGCGGCAGAGGCTTTGCTGCTAGAGCTCGAGAGAGGCACCCGCTCGGAGCGTATCGACCAGGCTCAGGCGGCGCTGGAGCGGGCCAGGTCCGAACAGCAAGTCCAGCAAGCGTTACTGGATAAGCTGGTATTGCAGGCACCGCGGTCCGGACTGGTCGACAGTATTCCGTTCAAGCTTGGAGATGAAGCCCCGATTGGCGGGCCATTGATCACTATGCTGGTCGGCGAAACGCCCTATGCCCGGGTCTATATTCCTCAGCCCATGCGGGCCGGAATTCAGGTTGGCGATGCCGCGACTGTCACAATCGAGGGAGGCGATAGAGGTTACCCGGGGCGAGTAAGAGCTATTCGCAGTGAACCGAGCTTTACACCCTATTACGCGTTGACCGGCGAAGATGTCTCTCGGCTCAGCTACCTGGCGGAAATTCAGCTGGACGAGGCTGCGGCGAACCTGCCCTCGGGGCTGCCGCTGCAGGCAAAATTCTTAACGGCTCGAGCCAGCGACGCCCCGTCCACATCGCCCGCAACCGGGGCCGACAATGTCCGATGA
- a CDS encoding ABC transporter ATP-binding protein, which translates to MSDDEVAIRARGLTKCFGSLRAVDGLDLTVDRRQVYGFLGPNGSGKSTAIRMLCGLLTPTAGDIEVLGLRIPEQADQLRYHIGYMTQHFSLFSDLTVRENLEFLAAIHGLEQRDSRKRVEQLLGEYQLEHRQQQLAGTLSGGQRQRLALAGSVLHRPELLFLDEPTSAVDPESRRDFWEKLFELADAGTTILVSSHYMDEAERCHRLAVLDHGCLVADGSPAELTGGLEGRTFEVHAQQPRRARQKLLQMAGIISAAQIGNNLRVLCGESQVDVQQWQKELDEAGLQAQINPIAPNLEDVFVAVTNKPEHIPEAAP; encoded by the coding sequence ATGTCCGATGACGAGGTCGCAATCCGTGCCCGTGGGCTGACCAAGTGTTTTGGCAGCCTTCGCGCTGTCGACGGCCTCGATCTCACTGTCGATCGGCGCCAGGTCTATGGCTTTCTCGGCCCGAATGGCTCGGGAAAATCCACTGCAATCCGTATGCTATGCGGTTTGCTGACGCCCACTGCCGGGGATATCGAGGTGCTCGGACTGCGCATCCCCGAGCAGGCGGATCAGCTCCGTTACCATATCGGCTACATGACCCAGCACTTTTCCCTGTTCAGCGATCTCACTGTGCGGGAAAACCTCGAATTTCTCGCCGCCATCCACGGGCTTGAACAACGCGATAGTCGTAAACGGGTGGAACAGTTACTCGGGGAATATCAGCTTGAGCACCGGCAGCAACAGCTGGCCGGTACTTTGAGCGGCGGCCAGCGCCAGCGGCTGGCACTGGCCGGTAGTGTACTCCACCGGCCGGAACTACTTTTTCTTGATGAGCCCACCAGTGCGGTGGATCCGGAGTCGAGGCGGGATTTCTGGGAAAAGTTGTTTGAGCTGGCGGACGCGGGCACCACCATTCTGGTTTCATCGCACTACATGGACGAGGCGGAGCGGTGCCACCGCCTGGCCGTGCTCGATCACGGTTGCCTTGTGGCCGACGGCAGCCCGGCAGAACTTACCGGTGGCCTGGAGGGGCGTACCTTTGAGGTGCACGCGCAACAACCCCGTCGCGCACGTCAAAAGCTTTTACAGATGGCAGGGATTATCAGTGCGGCACAAATTGGCAACAACCTGAGGGTGCTCTGTGGTGAGTCTCAAGTCGATGTGCAGCAATGGCAAAAGGAGCTTGATGAGGCCGGGCTGCAGGCGCAGATCAACCCCATAGCACCGAACCTCGAAGACGTATTTGTCGCAGTCACCAATAAACCGGAACACATCCCCGAGGCCGCGCCGTGA
- a CDS encoding ABC transporter permease has translation MNWRRTWAVLVKELRQLRRDRVTLSMIVVIPILQLVLFGYAINLNLRHLPTAIVDQAGTSSSRQLVMDMLATDVIHPETDARTPEQLMTMLRRGEIQVGVVIPPDFERRLARGESAVQVLVDGSDTVVQNAARQLARMPLTDSARERHLNSVPVPEVAVSVVSFYNPQRVSAINIVPGLIGIILTMTMVMFTAIAIVRERERGNMELLIATPVSGTELMTGKVLPYGVIGLIQTSLVLLCGIWLFGVPVRGSILDVYLAALLLILANLTLGLLISTRAKSQFQAMQMTFFVFVPSILLSGFVFPFEGMPEPAQWIAEVLPLTHFVRLIRGVMLRGADLTELWSDVLALIAFTAVMMTLAVLRFSKRLD, from the coding sequence GTGAACTGGCGTCGCACCTGGGCCGTGCTGGTAAAGGAGCTGCGCCAGTTGCGCCGTGACAGGGTGACCCTGTCCATGATCGTCGTGATTCCAATCCTGCAGCTGGTGCTTTTCGGCTACGCGATTAACCTCAATTTGCGCCATCTTCCCACGGCTATCGTCGACCAGGCGGGAACCAGCAGCTCCCGACAGCTGGTGATGGATATGCTCGCCACTGATGTTATTCACCCCGAAACCGATGCCCGTACACCGGAACAGCTGATGACAATGCTGCGCCGCGGGGAAATCCAGGTTGGGGTGGTGATACCACCAGACTTCGAGCGCCGTCTGGCTAGGGGGGAATCCGCGGTGCAAGTCCTGGTGGACGGCAGCGATACGGTAGTACAGAACGCCGCCCGTCAGCTCGCACGGATGCCGCTGACAGACAGCGCCCGTGAGCGGCACCTGAATTCGGTGCCTGTACCGGAAGTGGCGGTTTCGGTAGTCAGTTTCTATAACCCGCAACGGGTATCCGCCATCAATATCGTGCCTGGCCTGATCGGTATCATTCTCACCATGACGATGGTGATGTTCACGGCCATTGCCATTGTGCGGGAGCGGGAGCGCGGCAATATGGAGCTGCTGATCGCAACACCGGTCAGTGGTACGGAGTTGATGACTGGCAAGGTACTGCCCTATGGTGTCATCGGTCTGATCCAGACCAGTCTGGTGCTGCTGTGTGGGATATGGCTTTTTGGGGTGCCGGTGCGGGGCAGCATCCTGGATGTCTACCTGGCTGCGCTTCTGCTGATTCTGGCCAACCTGACTCTTGGTCTGCTCATATCAACCCGGGCGAAATCCCAGTTTCAGGCCATGCAGATGACGTTTTTTGTGTTCGTTCCCTCGATCCTGTTGTCAGGGTTCGTTTTTCCCTTTGAGGGGATGCCGGAGCCGGCACAGTGGATTGCAGAGGTGTTACCGCTGACACACTTCGTCCGCTTGATTCGCGGTGTGATGTTGCGGGGAGCTGACCTGACAGAGTTATGGTCCGATGTGCTGGCGCTTATCGCCTTCACCGCTGTCATGATGACGCTGGCAGTCCTGCGCTTCAGTAAGCGACTTGATTAA
- a CDS encoding helix-turn-helix transcriptional regulator, giving the protein MPVLFFSHPGLQGELLYTLVSEALPMNWEKAELGKQRHCLHHYSAIVVDCWQMLSSGDTSRIIGQLQSLDHPLILLINFPMELPGRTASQLRSPNIHFISDASCSQQTLLRNLRQALGSREGARRANLRNRLLLTRREQEILHQLTTGDANSTIASRLHLSEHTVKNHMYNIFKKIGVKNRVQASNWAKLHLEPENP; this is encoded by the coding sequence ATGCCGGTTCTCTTTTTCAGTCACCCCGGCCTGCAGGGTGAATTGCTCTATACACTGGTCTCGGAAGCGCTTCCCATGAATTGGGAAAAGGCAGAGCTCGGAAAACAGCGCCACTGCCTACACCACTACAGCGCCATCGTGGTCGATTGCTGGCAGATGCTATCCAGTGGCGACACTTCGCGGATCATTGGCCAGCTCCAGTCCCTGGATCACCCGCTGATCTTACTGATCAACTTCCCAATGGAGCTTCCCGGCCGTACTGCCAGCCAGCTGCGATCACCCAACATCCATTTCATCTCGGATGCCTCCTGCAGCCAACAGACACTGCTGAGAAACCTGCGCCAGGCACTGGGAAGCCGTGAGGGAGCGCGCCGGGCCAATCTGCGGAACCGCCTTTTGCTGACCCGCAGGGAGCAGGAAATCCTTCACCAGCTCACCACCGGCGACGCCAACAGCACTATCGCCTCACGTCTGCATTTGAGCGAGCACACGGTAAAAAACCATATGTACAACATCTTCAAGAAGATCGGCGTTAAGAACCGGGTGCAGGCGAGCAACTGGGCCAAGCTGCACCTGGAACCAGAGAATCCATGA